In a genomic window of Aricia agestis chromosome 2, ilAriAges1.1, whole genome shotgun sequence:
- the LOC121740012 gene encoding dymeclin encodes MGVTISRYSDISTNELVARFCGNEIICPNDPFWNQLLAFNIVLPKTADEQLMFDSCAEALLQKFLQNNPQTGNLGSLVQVFITRASELLAAPNTDNVMLAWQCYNALFVIRAVSKYLVEMVPEYELCKHLDVQARNISSPSQDTSPSFPVQETALEQTPKTVNGESRVEMLIDALIGLIIDVPITDNTYYLHLECINTLLVLMSVYMFASAHGQTRLVETSLIYRTLFQGRYSLHAPLLVKTLLMNLSNMAAAPPQFGAQGPGSLFINIASSLWSMLTLNASSRVTIFSHPPADRQELMERLKSDHPVANQSCLLLLALANHCINQDNLYRTALLECEDTNETSSTTPNKESETPGKTKVTPPRIEMAALHRALCATAGCEHSTLLLYLLLHSCRAYRRHVTADPHIEQLIVPILKVLYNAPDNTSHHIYMSLIVLLILTEDDALIKNVHSIMLRNLSWYTERSLSEISVGGLTVLVVVRALQYNMVRVRDKYLHTNCLAAIANMSCEFRNLHPYVAQRLISLYETLTKRRTRLYNEIEGGEIDDEELPHHTEEKIEEIMEHIEVLDEVLRMLLEIINSCLTHQLQNNLNLVYALLHKRQLFQQNPQPLIAQNIEMVIGYFSTRLQRVQEGAGGDLGVTEVLAVIKKGAEQWSSDRLKKFPDLKFRYVEEDKPEEFFTPYVWALISSCGNIHWACEFAHAQDA; translated from the exons ATGGGTGTAACAATAAGTAGGTATTCTGATATATCTACAAATGAACTTGTTGCCAGATTTTGTGGAAATGAAATCATATGTCCAAATGATCCATTTTGGAATCAACTCCTTGCATTCAATATAGTGTTGCCAAAAACCGC agATGAGCAACTGATGTTTGACTCGTGTGCTGAGGCCCTTCTTCAAAAGTTTCTGCAGAATAATCCTCAGACTGGAAATCTTGGGTCCCTGGTGCAGGTGTTTATCACCCGTGCCTCTGAGCTGCTGGCTGCACCAAATACAGACAA tGTAATGCTAGCATGGCAGTGTTACAATGCGTTGTTTGTGATCCGAGCTGTGAGCAAGTATCTAGTGGAAATGGTCCCAGAGTATGAGCTCTGTAAACATTTAGATGTGCAGGCAAGAAACATAAGT AGCCCATCACAGGACACCTCTCCATCATTTCCGGTTCAAGAGACCGCATTGGAACAGACACCAAAAACGGTGAATGGTGAAAGCCGAGTTGAGATGTTAATAGACGCACTCATTGGGCTCATCATTGATGTTCCTATTAC GGATAACACGTACTACTTGCACTTGGAGTGTATCAACACTCTTCTTGTCCTGATGTCAGTATACATGTTTGCCAGTGCACACGGACAGACTAGACTTGTAGAAACGTCGCTTATTTATAG GACGCTATTCCAAGGCAGATACAGTCTCCACGCGCCGCTGCTAGTGAAGACACTGCTGATGAATCTATCGAATATGGCCGCCGCGCCCCCACAGTTCGGCGCTCAGGGCCCGGGCAGTCTATTCATTAATATTGCAT CGAGTCTCTGGAGTATGTTGACGCTGAACGCGTCTTCCCGCGTCACAATATTCTCCCACCCCCCGGCCGATCGTCAGGAGTTAATGGAGCGACTGAAGAGCGACCATCCAGTGGCCAACCAGTCCTGTCTCCTGCTCCTGGCCCTGGCCAACCACTGCATCAACCAAGACAACCTGTACAGAACGGCTTTACTTGAATGTGAAGACACCAATG AAACATCGTCGACTACGCCAAACAAAGAATCCGAAACACCCGGAAAAACGAAAGTCACTCCACCTAGAATAGAAATGGCAGCG TTACATCGGGCGCTGTGCGCGACGGCGGGCTGCGAGCACTCGACGCTGCTGCTGTACCTGCTGCTGCACTCGTGCCGCGCCTACCGCCGCCACGTCACCGCCGACCCACACATAGAGCAGCTG atAGTGCCGATACTGAAGGTGCTGTACAACGCGCCGGACAACACTTCGCATCACATCTACATGTCGCTCATCGTGCTACTCATACTGACTGAGGACGACGCGCTCATCAAGAACGTGCATTCCATT ATGCTGAGGAACCTCTCCTGGTACACCGAGCGGTCGCTATCAGAGATATCTGTGGGCGGGCTCACAGTGTTGGTGGTGGTGCGAGCGCTGCAGTACAACATGGTGCGAGTTAGGGACAAGTACCTGCACACCAACTGTCTCGCCGCTATAGCTAATATGAGCT GTGAATTTAGAAATTTACACCCCTACGTAGCGCAGAGGTTAATATCGCTCTACGAAACTCTAACGAAAAGAAGAACAAGACTTTATAATGAAATTGAAG GAGGTGAAATTGACGACGAAGAATTACCGCATCACACAGAAGAAAAAATAGAAGAAATT ATGGAACACATAGAGGTGCTGGACGAGGTGCTGCGCATGCTGCTGGAGATCATCAACTCGTGCCTCACGCACCAGCTGCAGAACAACCTGAACCTCGTGTACGCGCTGCTGCACAAGCGCCAGCTGTTCCAGCAGAACCCGCAGCCGCTGATCGCGCAGAATATTGAGATG gTTATAGGCTACTTCTCGACGCGACTACAGAGGGTGCAAGAGGGCGCGGGCGGCGATTTGGGAGTGACAGAAGTACTAGCGGTTATCAAGAAGGGGGCGGAGCAGTGGTCCAGTGATAGGCTTAAG aaatttccCGACTTAAAATTCCGGTACGTGGAAGAGGATAAACCGGAGGAATTCTTTACTCCATACGTGTGGGCGCTCATTAGCAGCTGCGGCAACATACACTGGGCGTGCGAGTTCGCACACGCACAAGACGCGTGA